The following DNA comes from Dermacentor andersoni chromosome 2, qqDerAnde1_hic_scaffold, whole genome shotgun sequence.
gttaatttgtttctataaaaagaaagtaacagaaagtgAATGCATAAGAACAATTTCTCAATACACTTAaacacttctggcacacagcaagcattgtgtgcttgtgttacaacgtccTTCAACGAGAACTCCATGGTCACAGTCTGTCTCAAGTCCTTTCGCAAGCACCACGATTTGACTGTTGCGTTGTGAGctgcaaatgtagcgactggcaatatgtcaaggtGCGAAAACGTGTCCCtatgcaaggcagcagacgagtggagtggctgcagcacatcaGACTATCGATATCCTATTGgagccaggatttgcgcgttcgTGGCCGTAACTTCATGCTGGgtaattactaccacaatagcgtttcgcggGCCCGATATTTGGGCAAAAGCAAgtgaggggacagggcctggctgcttgaccgtgccgtttcacgggatgagcagaagtgcagacgtgaatgatctgcacggtgcagtcacctggtggcatagagctcaaccacacacagtagcagtaacaaagtgtatgcttctttgctgctggtgtaaatcttCTGCAGAAGCGTAATCGTCCTGGGAATATTCATCATGTTGGGGGGAGCACCGTAACCGCCGTAATGAGGCGCTGTCGATTCGCTGCTGCAATGTTGCTTCTCGGTGAGTTGGACGCCAATTTCGACATGAGCGATATTGTTTACCTTGTACATGGTTGGGAGAGTGACTTGTTGTGCCTCCCGCCACAATGGGAGACGGCAATCAGCAGTTTTGTTTTCTCTACGACTCGAAGGGCTGACAAAAGGCGTACAAGTTGCTGATGGAGAGCTATGTGGTTGCCTCTAGTCTCCGTGAACTAATCCTGCAAAACGCAAGTTTTGCAGCTGAATGGTACCAATTTCATAGATAACTTTTGTAACAGCACTGAGAAAGCCGGCAAGGCCAATACATTGGTGCACGCAAGGATTGGGCATGTTTGGAAGCACTTAAAAACTCCTGCACCCTGTGCACTTGTTCGGACCTATGTAGTAGGCTATCTGAATGAAAGGAGATTAATTTAACCGAATTCGGTAATTCAATGTCTGCAATCACTTTAATTTTTGTGGCAAATGTTAGTTGTAGTACTTGTAGCTTTATACACAGTGCGTGAACACAGGCTGGTGCAGCAATGAACCACTTTGTTGAGGAGAATCGCTGACCAGGGTTTTACGCTCGTGGAACTGATAAGCTGCTTACTGATTACTAAACCGCAAAATCCTTTATCTCCAGAAGAAAGTGGTTGTCCTGCTATCACCTGTTAAAAAATTTTGGGCTTTTGCTTCGTAAATCTGCACTAAAAATGCCCATGTTTCTGCCTCGCCACGACGCAGTTGAATGATCAAGTAGGCAAAGAAGGGTGACGAAGAGACACAGCGTCTGATTTGACTTGAAAAAAGTGGTAGGCATCATGCCATTATGGAATTCTGGAATACCATTTTAGATTGCTTGATGTCACAGCATGTACCCGACTACGTTAATTAACCTTTGCGCCTCAAGAGCACTGATGTGTCATTCGTCTGCCCTGCAGCGAAGCAGACCTATCGGCTTCCTGTTGGACGCATATCTGATTGTCCACAAGATTGCATAAGCTCGCAGCTGAAAAGCCATGCTGCATCACATGCCCACAGTGAAAAATTGTGTCGTCCCAACGAGCCACGGTCCACTGCGTATACAAGTGGTACGAGTAACAAACCACATCTGCAGCAGTGTTTTGCATTGCACGGCCCTTGGCTGGTCGGCCTGCATCTTCAGATTGCTGTGAAGGCTCCGAGGCCATATCTTGGTCACTGTTACATTCATCCCGACTCATATCAGTGTTGGGGCTTGCTGCTTGCAAAAGATGGCTTGTAAGACTCTTGCTGCAGTGAACTGCTCGCTCCTTAGGAGGCCGATGCTGTTTTACAGGCTTGGCAAACATAAACTGCGTTGGCACAGCATTCTCCTTCAGAAAGCGTCGCCCACTAGCCACGTTCGGGATGTAGTCATCCAGCTTGAAATGTTTGGAGCAGACCCTCGTAAACTGGCCGACCACGAAGTTTGGCCCTGGATCCCTTCTTATGGCGACTATCCACTTTCTGAACATCATCTTGTCCCGCGGGAACTTGTGAAATGAGACCTGCAAAAGGTAAATCATGATATGCTTGTCCAAAACGCAAGTGTTTCACTAAAGAAAAGCTGGGTCACTAGCACTCATGCTTTTACATTGCCATGGGTGCCAATGCAGATGACTAAAAGGAATTTCAGGATGGCTCGAGGCATTGTTTTTTTTAGCACTGCATGTTGCTCACTCGCAAAAAGTGGTTTCTTTGCATTAACTTCATGGCACGATATTAATCTGTGGTTCATAAAAAATGATCGTTGCACTAAAATAAATGACAAGGTGCAGGCAAAGAaattttacatttttttctgATCGGGGCTTTTGACTAAAATACTCGGCATGCTTATGAGGATACTAGGCAGCTATAGGTAGACCACATACATATTATACTTGCCAGCTGCCCATACATTTGTAGCACGTCATACCAGTCAGGCTGACTAAAGAGTGCGACGTTCAAGTTACAACATCACGGTGTCATTTAGGGTCGTACAGACTTTTCGTCGTGATAGCTTGCCTATGCCTGTAGACTGCGGACACTGCAACGAGGTCATTTATTGTAACGTGTTGTCAGTAGTACACTCGCTGCGTTGCGGTACAGCCGTGGTTTCAGCGAGCGACAGCGTCTCTACCCCCTATATAAGTGCCCCAAAACATTACCGTCCATCAAAATACGAACACATGCGTGGATAAACGAACCCTTTGCAGAAACATCCCATGCGGTGGGAAACGAAGTTCGATCGGCTAGTTTTGCGCAATGTTTGCCAAGCGCTGTTCAACACCTGCATTTAGCACGTACGGTCGTTTCATCCTTGCCGTGACCACCCACACAACGCGGTTGCCATAGCCTCTAAAGCGTTCGCACAATGTTTCGCTAAAGAGCTGAATACGGCAGATGGGAAAGTTCGCTCCAAG
Coding sequences within:
- the LOC126540213 gene encoding uncharacterized protein isoform X3, which produces MVNFCCVPECHQQGYRCKGGEKVSFHKFPRDKMMFRKWIVAIRRDPGPNFVVGQFTRVCSKHFKLDDYIPNVASGRRFLKENAVPTQFMFAKPVKQHRPPKERAVHCSKSLTSHLLQAASPNTDMSRDECNSDQDMASEPSQQSEDAGRPAKGRAMQNTAADVATLTGARDVENQSKFPESLSMKIGRCTRRAKQVQCCLLTTSASIGVQVNRTVKESREKGTQVDFSLYQKKRCASITDVHLDGRPASSQHCV